From Oligoflexia bacterium, one genomic window encodes:
- a CDS encoding trehalose-6-phosphate synthase, translated as MKQVLKFMIPLFILISSLIFFCIRHLDTVQERWFTRDLNTRSELIANLVLENLRGAKSPILTQKFQDDLPHFIAICTSNNTIKFSTAPQTFKIDCSEINNKLSGSSYVKKIDDLKFHGYVTSLNEVGMGKLATFHDMSFMSKRNSDTRKYFIFMLIAFAAFSLLVTLIIARASWNGWLHAMRMLVRGFRGFVEPPTQAFLQYTPIVKDLRKLVRDLESRRIARDDARQTWSPKLLKEILHEELSDEQVIIVANREPFIHNRTATGTIEVQHPASGLVTAMEPIMEACSGVWIAHGSGSADKESVDSDDKVMVPPDKPTYALRRIWLSKEEEAGYYYGFANEGMWPLCHIAHTRPIFRTEDYEQYKKVNARFAQAVIEEAKSEEPVILIQDYHFALLPSMIREKLPKAVIITFWHIPWPNPEVFGICPWREELLEGLLGSSIVGFHTQFHCNNFFETVDRFLESRIDREGSAISHAGVLTGVKPYPISIEWPPKLLKNQKPIRECREDIRAEFELPEELKVGIGVDRLDYTKGIVERMLAVDRLLKLHPQWIGRFSFIQIAAPSRTTIPSYKLLYDQVISVAKEINERHGTENYKPIILKMQHFESPQVYKFFRAADICYVSSLHDGMNLVAKEFIASREDERGVLVLSSFTGASRELPEALIVNPYNIDQAAEALNQALGMSEREQRERMRSMRSSIREYNVYRWAGRMLLDAASIRKRNMFSRRVHKYSNEYSDGVCRDAPAFF; from the coding sequence ATGAAACAAGTTTTAAAGTTCATGATTCCACTTTTTATATTAATAAGTTCTCTCATATTTTTTTGCATCCGCCACCTTGATACTGTTCAAGAGCGTTGGTTTACTAGAGATCTCAACACTCGCTCTGAGCTCATTGCAAATTTAGTGCTTGAGAATCTGCGTGGTGCAAAAAGTCCCATTTTGACCCAAAAGTTTCAGGACGATCTGCCCCACTTTATTGCAATTTGTACCAGTAACAACACAATCAAGTTTTCGACCGCTCCACAAACTTTCAAAATAGACTGTTCTGAAATTAACAACAAGCTTTCGGGATCGTCTTACGTAAAGAAAATCGATGACCTTAAATTTCATGGCTATGTGACATCTTTAAATGAAGTGGGAATGGGAAAACTCGCAACATTTCATGATATGAGTTTTATGAGTAAGCGAAATAGTGATACTCGAAAATATTTTATATTCATGCTTATTGCATTTGCTGCATTTAGTTTACTTGTGACTTTAATTATTGCTCGTGCAAGTTGGAATGGTTGGCTTCATGCGATGAGAATGCTTGTTCGGGGCTTTCGCGGTTTTGTTGAGCCACCCACGCAAGCATTTTTACAATACACACCTATTGTTAAAGATTTAAGAAAACTTGTGCGTGATCTTGAGTCTCGAAGAATTGCACGTGATGACGCTAGACAAACTTGGTCACCGAAATTACTTAAAGAAATTTTGCATGAAGAATTATCTGACGAACAAGTTATCATTGTCGCAAATCGTGAGCCCTTTATTCATAATCGTACAGCTACTGGTACTATCGAAGTGCAACATCCGGCAAGTGGGTTAGTGACTGCCATGGAACCTATCATGGAAGCTTGTTCAGGAGTTTGGATCGCCCATGGGAGTGGTTCTGCTGATAAAGAATCAGTTGATAGTGATGATAAGGTAATGGTGCCACCTGATAAGCCAACTTATGCACTTCGACGTATTTGGTTAAGTAAAGAAGAAGAAGCTGGCTATTATTACGGATTCGCAAATGAAGGAATGTGGCCACTATGTCATATAGCCCATACCAGACCGATTTTTAGAACAGAAGATTATGAGCAATACAAAAAAGTAAATGCGCGGTTTGCACAAGCGGTCATTGAAGAAGCAAAATCAGAAGAGCCCGTAATTCTAATACAAGATTATCATTTTGCGTTATTGCCCAGTATGATTCGTGAGAAACTTCCAAAGGCGGTGATTATTACGTTTTGGCATATACCGTGGCCAAATCCAGAAGTGTTTGGAATTTGTCCTTGGAGAGAAGAGCTTCTAGAGGGTTTATTGGGAAGTAGTATTGTAGGATTTCATACTCAATTTCACTGTAATAACTTTTTTGAAACAGTTGATCGCTTTTTAGAATCACGCATTGATCGTGAGGGGTCGGCAATTTCTCATGCTGGTGTGTTAACCGGGGTTAAGCCGTACCCGATTTCAATTGAATGGCCGCCTAAACTTTTGAAAAATCAAAAGCCAATTCGAGAATGCCGTGAAGATATACGCGCGGAATTTGAACTTCCTGAAGAATTAAAAGTAGGCATTGGAGTAGATAGATTAGATTACACTAAAGGAATCGTAGAAAGAATGTTGGCGGTTGATAGGCTCTTAAAGCTTCACCCTCAATGGATTGGAAGATTTAGTTTTATTCAAATAGCTGCGCCCAGTAGAACGACAATTCCTAGTTACAAATTGCTTTATGACCAAGTTATATCAGTGGCCAAAGAGATAAATGAACGTCATGGAACTGAAAATTACAAACCTATCATTTTAAAGATGCAGCATTTCGAATCGCCGCAAGTTTATAAATTCTTTAGAGCGGCTGATATTTGTTATGTGAGCAGTCTTCACGACGGTATGAACCTTGTTGCTAAAGAGTTTATTGCTTCACGAGAGGATGAAAGAGGGGTTTTGGTTTTAAGTTCTTTTACTGGGGCTTCGCGAGAGTTGCCTGAAGCTTTGATTGTGAATCCGTATAATATAGATCAAGCAGCAGAGGCTCTTAATCAAGCATTGGGTATGTCTGAGCGTGAGCAGCGAGAACGTATGCGCAGTATGCGAAGCTCTATTCGTGAGTATAATGTATATCGCTGGGCAGGTCGTATGCTTTTAGATGCTGCAAGTATTCGAAAAAGAAATATGTTTAGTCGGCGAGTGCATAAATATTCTAACGAATATTCAGACGGAGTCTGTCGTGACGCGCCCGCTTTTTTCTAA
- the otsB gene encoding trehalose-phosphatase: MTRPLFSKAGIERLKTLVQESCLIGFDFDGTLVSIVSDPKKVVVKKQVLNLLKQLSLKKSVAIISGRKRSDVIKFIPIKKIQVLGNHGIEGSKINLKTKNNIFNQVAKWNEKLKPQVLKYSGVNIENKKYSLSIHYRHAINRSKTRAQLLEIIKKLEIRARVIDGIFVLNLLPLKSGNKGEALKKLIKKSVCTTSLYIGDDITDEDAFKLSSNRVLTVRVGVSKKTKAQFHLKQQSEILKLLKTLNHMV; this comes from the coding sequence GTGACGCGCCCGCTTTTTTCTAAGGCTGGCATAGAACGATTAAAAACATTAGTTCAAGAGTCTTGTTTAATCGGCTTTGACTTTGATGGAACACTTGTTTCAATTGTGTCTGACCCAAAAAAAGTCGTCGTTAAAAAGCAAGTTTTAAATCTTCTCAAACAACTTTCATTAAAAAAGTCTGTTGCTATTATTTCGGGTCGCAAGCGAAGTGATGTAATTAAATTTATTCCGATTAAAAAAATTCAAGTTTTGGGGAATCATGGCATTGAGGGTTCAAAAATTAATTTAAAAACGAAAAATAATATTTTCAATCAAGTCGCAAAATGGAATGAAAAATTAAAACCCCAAGTATTGAAGTATTCTGGAGTTAATATTGAGAATAAAAAATATTCATTATCGATTCATTATCGACATGCGATTAATAGATCAAAAACACGAGCGCAGTTATTAGAAATTATTAAAAAACTTGAAATTCGAGCTCGAGTAATTGATGGAATATTTGTATTAAATTTATTGCCATTAAAAAGTGGAAATAAAGGTGAAGCTTTAAAGAAATTAATAAAAAAGTCGGTTTGTACAACTTCACTTTATATTGGCGATGATATTACTGATGAGGATGCCTTTAAATTATCATCAAATCGCGTATTGACAGTACGCGTAGGTGTTTCAAAAAAAACCAAGGCTCAATTTCATTTAAAACAACAATCAGAGATTCTGAAGCTTCTTAAAACATTAAATCACATGGTCTAG
- a CDS encoding DUF1232 domain-containing protein, which translates to MNKLKALKLLKKAQRLTSDNKDQFIDIQSDLNVLFEMVKSWTTGGYKKIPWKTIGLIVAGLVYLVNPLDVLPDFIPLLGFSDDLTFFAFIISSLKSDIKEYKKSKFDL; encoded by the coding sequence ATGAACAAACTAAAAGCACTCAAGCTTCTTAAGAAAGCACAACGCCTCACTAGCGACAATAAAGATCAGTTTATCGATATTCAATCCGATCTGAATGTACTTTTCGAAATGGTTAAATCATGGACTACAGGTGGGTATAAAAAAATCCCATGGAAGACCATTGGTCTCATTGTCGCGGGTCTTGTCTATCTTGTAAATCCACTTGATGTACTTCCTGATTTTATACCACTGCTTGGTTTTTCTGATGATTTGACTTTTTTTGCATTTATCATCAGTTCGCTTAAATCTGACATTAAAGAATATAAAAAATCAAAATTTGATTTATAA
- a CDS encoding SprT-like domain-containing protein, producing MHAKLLNDIQSKWDSYFEQLPKPYTPLSSNSFDVRWNSKMRSRAGVCYPYKNLIVLNPHLLKTADILEEVYIHELCHLVVSKRWPLALAHGAKWQGLMRLCGFEPKRCHELVVEKKHKQRRWPVTCNCKTHLITTVLYNRLTRGTHYKCLSCKGLLKHEQTKSTQAS from the coding sequence ATGCATGCAAAACTTCTAAATGATATTCAAAGTAAGTGGGATTCATATTTTGAACAACTCCCTAAGCCCTACACCCCGCTTTCGTCGAACAGCTTTGATGTGAGATGGAATTCAAAAATGCGTTCACGTGCTGGTGTTTGTTATCCTTATAAAAACTTAATCGTGCTTAATCCTCATCTTTTAAAAACAGCTGATATACTTGAAGAAGTTTATATTCATGAACTGTGTCATCTTGTTGTATCCAAAAGGTGGCCCTTAGCCCTTGCTCATGGCGCAAAATGGCAAGGGCTAATGCGACTTTGTGGATTTGAACCCAAACGATGTCATGAACTCGTTGTTGAAAAAAAACATAAACAAAGACGTTGGCCTGTGACTTGTAATTGCAAAACACATTTGATAACTACTGTACTCTATAATCGCCTCACCCGCGGTACTCATTACAAATGTCTTAGTTGCAAAGGATTACTAAAACATGAACAAACTAAAAGCACTCAAGCTTCTTAA
- a CDS encoding Gfo/Idh/MocA family oxidoreductase — protein sequence MPKKLKNKIRYAVVGLGHISQVAVLPAFKHAKNSELVALISSDPVKLKKLSKKYHVKHTYSYEQYDDCLRSGEIDAIYIALPNNMHREYTERAAQAGIHVLCEKPMAVTEQDSKAMFECAQEHNTKLMIAYRLHFEEGNMQAVKIAQSGKLGELRLFNSVFTMQVKNKNNIRLQDHLGGGTLYDIGIYCINAARYIFQDEPLEVFAFSANNGDTRFEQVEEMVTAVMRFPKERLATFTASFGAVGTSMYEIVGTKGKLRVEPAFEYAEALKHEITINGKTLKKKFARRDQFAAELHYFSNCVLKNEDPQPSGLEGMADVQIIRALYESAKRGQLVKIHPSHPEKRPNLTRTIRKPPVQEPTLVNTSSTTKD from the coding sequence GTGCCTAAAAAATTAAAAAATAAAATCAGATACGCTGTTGTAGGTCTTGGTCATATTTCCCAAGTTGCAGTATTACCCGCATTTAAACACGCAAAAAACTCTGAACTCGTTGCACTCATCTCATCTGATCCTGTGAAATTAAAAAAACTCAGTAAAAAATATCACGTGAAACACACTTATTCTTACGAACAATATGATGATTGTTTAAGGAGTGGTGAAATAGATGCCATCTATATTGCGCTCCCCAATAATATGCACAGAGAATACACAGAACGTGCTGCTCAGGCAGGTATTCATGTGCTTTGCGAAAAACCCATGGCTGTTACTGAACAAGATAGCAAAGCCATGTTTGAATGTGCCCAAGAACACAATACAAAACTAATGATTGCCTATCGCCTTCACTTCGAAGAAGGCAATATGCAAGCCGTGAAAATCGCTCAGTCAGGTAAACTTGGTGAGCTACGACTTTTTAATTCAGTATTCACTATGCAAGTCAAAAATAAAAATAACATCAGGCTACAAGATCACTTAGGTGGCGGTACACTCTATGACATTGGTATTTATTGCATCAACGCTGCTCGCTACATATTTCAAGATGAGCCATTAGAAGTATTTGCATTTAGTGCTAATAACGGTGACACGCGTTTTGAACAGGTCGAAGAAATGGTAACAGCAGTTATGCGCTTTCCAAAAGAAAGATTAGCAACGTTTACTGCGAGTTTTGGGGCTGTCGGCACTTCAATGTATGAAATCGTAGGAACCAAAGGAAAATTGCGTGTTGAGCCTGCCTTTGAATACGCTGAAGCACTAAAACACGAGATAACAATTAATGGAAAAACGCTTAAGAAAAAATTTGCAAGACGCGATCAATTCGCAGCTGAGCTTCATTATTTTTCAAATTGTGTTTTAAAAAATGAAGATCCGCAACCCTCAGGATTAGAAGGGATGGCGGATGTACAAATCATCAGAGCCCTTTATGAATCAGCAAAAAGAGGACAACTTGTTAAGATTCATCCATCGCATCCAGAAAAACGTCCAAACTTAACACGAACAATTAGAAAACCACCAGTTCAAGAACCCACGCTAGTTAATACTTCGAGTACTACAAAAGATTAA
- a CDS encoding glycoside hydrolase family 15 protein, which translates to MYPYGAIGNCHINALVKDCGSIDWLCLPRPDSPPVFGKILDPQGGHFSILSPDGAKGVPRYISNTNILETHFTQKNGAEYKIIDFCPRFEQFGRIYRPPTLIRKVIPIKGSPTIQVDCKPVDGWSKTPLGVTQGNSHIRFQKGQSDDSALRLTTNMPMTYLIDNVSFAFHEPIYFVLTWGSSLESDIRPTVEMFLIQTTDYWRTWVKHCNIPTLFQQEVIRSALALKLHCYEDTGAILASLTCSLPEEVGHERNWDYRFCWLRDAYFSLSAFHNLGHFEEMEGFLKFLLQIAENAKQDGLHPVYKLDSTLPLPELSHDNWTGFDGSKPVRSGNDAATHVQNDVYGEMILCLAPLFFDDRFSSHRTSALESLIGKLANQCIATLGVVDAGVWEFRNAWKVHSFSTLLCWAGIERVERLVKLGKCNFDLEKLTQGKLKAEALLKGSTIAGSVRNSSDDPSFDASLSLLPILRYSDKELSRKTLYEIMENLGMKEGDEPPAFFYRYIKKDDFGNPKTPFLAISFWMASAFAAIGDVKMAHSIIEKTKVSANSLGLYSEHYNSKTKMQLGNFPQAYSHVGLINSAFAVSPPWDQIL; encoded by the coding sequence ATGTATCCTTACGGTGCAATTGGAAATTGTCATATCAACGCTCTCGTTAAAGATTGTGGTTCCATTGACTGGTTATGTTTGCCAAGACCTGACAGCCCACCAGTTTTTGGAAAAATATTAGACCCTCAAGGGGGTCATTTTTCCATTTTGTCACCAGATGGTGCAAAGGGCGTTCCACGCTATATTTCAAATACAAATATTCTTGAAACTCACTTCACCCAAAAAAACGGTGCTGAATATAAAATCATCGACTTTTGCCCACGCTTTGAACAATTCGGCAGAATATATCGTCCACCCACATTGATAAGAAAAGTTATTCCCATTAAAGGCTCACCGACAATTCAAGTGGATTGCAAACCTGTAGATGGATGGTCAAAAACTCCACTTGGAGTCACTCAAGGAAACAGTCATATTCGTTTTCAAAAAGGACAATCTGACGATTCAGCTTTAAGACTCACAACAAATATGCCCATGACATATTTGATTGATAATGTTTCATTTGCATTTCACGAACCGATTTATTTTGTATTAACTTGGGGATCCTCACTTGAAAGTGATATTCGACCCACTGTTGAAATGTTTCTTATTCAAACAACCGATTATTGGCGTACTTGGGTTAAACACTGTAATATTCCAACTTTATTTCAACAAGAAGTCATTCGCTCAGCCCTTGCCTTAAAACTTCATTGTTACGAAGACACAGGTGCAATTTTGGCTTCACTCACGTGTAGCTTACCAGAAGAAGTAGGACACGAAAGAAATTGGGATTACCGTTTTTGTTGGTTGCGAGATGCTTATTTTTCACTCTCCGCATTTCACAATCTAGGTCATTTTGAAGAGATGGAAGGATTCTTAAAATTCTTACTTCAAATCGCAGAAAATGCAAAACAAGATGGTCTGCACCCTGTTTATAAACTTGATTCCACATTACCACTACCTGAACTCAGCCATGATAACTGGACAGGTTTTGACGGTTCAAAACCTGTAAGATCTGGCAATGATGCGGCGACACACGTGCAAAATGATGTCTACGGTGAAATGATTCTTTGTTTAGCTCCTCTTTTCTTTGATGATAGATTTAGCAGTCATCGAACATCAGCACTTGAATCACTGATAGGAAAACTTGCCAATCAGTGCATTGCTACCTTGGGTGTAGTTGATGCAGGAGTTTGGGAATTTCGAAATGCATGGAAAGTACATTCTTTTTCGACATTATTGTGCTGGGCAGGTATTGAACGTGTTGAGCGATTGGTAAAACTGGGTAAATGTAATTTCGATTTAGAAAAGTTAACACAAGGAAAACTCAAAGCCGAAGCATTACTTAAAGGTTCAACGATCGCAGGCTCTGTACGAAATAGTTCTGATGACCCTTCATTTGATGCATCACTCTCACTTTTACCAATATTACGATACTCTGACAAAGAGCTCAGCCGTAAGACACTCTATGAGATTATGGAAAACTTAGGTATGAAAGAAGGCGATGAACCACCCGCCTTTTTTTATCGCTATATTAAAAAAGATGATTTCGGAAATCCAAAAACTCCATTTCTTGCAATTTCGTTTTGGATGGCCAGTGCTTTTGCTGCCATTGGTGATGTGAAAATGGCACATTCGATCATTGAAAAAACTAAAGTTTCGGCCAATTCTCTAGGTCTCTACTCTGAGCATTATAATTCTAAAACTAAGATGCAATTGGGCAATTTCCCTCAAGCCTATTCACACGTAGGGCTTATCAATTCAGCCTTTGCAGTTAGCCCCCCATGGGATCAAATTTTATAG